A part of Candidatus Cloacimonadota bacterium genomic DNA contains:
- the hflC gene encoding protease modulator HflC, translating into MKKSYIFIIIIVILALIALFNSFYVVDEREQVIITQFGKPVGGAIKEAGLHIKVPFLQKVHYFDKRILEWDGDAKQIPTSDKRYIWLDTFSRWQIVDPLKFYETTRYESNAHSRLDDIISGITRDVISSNKLLEIVRSSNREMIFTAEYSDSQLDDVLDENIINGRRTIADSIFALSKEKVAEYGINLIDVRVKRLNYNDEVQSKVFERMISERNKIAAKYLSEGSGNSSEILGKMQRELDLIQSTAYQKAQEIKGKADASAIKIYANAYNKDPEFYEFLKTLETYERTIDSTNTIIMTTDGDYYKFLKKME; encoded by the coding sequence TCTTCAATTCCTTTTATGTTGTCGATGAGCGTGAGCAAGTTATCATCACACAATTCGGAAAACCGGTCGGAGGAGCAATTAAAGAAGCTGGGCTCCATATAAAGGTTCCCTTCCTGCAAAAAGTACATTATTTTGATAAACGCATTCTGGAATGGGACGGTGATGCAAAGCAGATACCAACCTCGGATAAACGCTATATCTGGCTCGACACCTTCTCAAGATGGCAGATCGTCGATCCTCTAAAATTCTACGAAACCACAAGATATGAAAGCAATGCTCACAGCAGATTGGATGACATCATTAGTGGTATAACACGGGATGTGATAAGTTCGAATAAATTATTGGAGATCGTTCGAAGTTCGAACAGAGAAATGATCTTTACAGCAGAGTATTCGGACAGCCAGTTAGATGATGTGCTGGATGAGAATATCATCAACGGACGAAGAACCATTGCTGATTCAATCTTTGCTCTTTCAAAAGAAAAGGTGGCTGAATACGGTATCAACCTTATCGATGTACGGGTAAAGCGATTGAATTACAATGACGAAGTTCAGTCAAAAGTATTCGAACGCATGATCTCCGAACGCAATAAGATCGCTGCCAAGTATTTGTCGGAAGGTAGTGGAAATTCCTCTGAAATTTTGGGTAAAATGCAGCGGGAACTCGACTTGATCCAATCAACAGCATATCAGAAAGCCCAGGAGATCAAAGGTAAGGCAGATGCTTCTGCGATAAAGATCTATGCAAATGCTTACAACAAAGATCCAGAGTTCTATGAGTTCCTGAAAACGCTTGAAACATATGAAAGAACCATTGATAGCACGAACACGATCATCATGACAACCGATGGTGATTACTATAAATTTCTGAAGAAGATGGAGTAA